The following are from one region of the Quercus robur chromosome 1, dhQueRobu3.1, whole genome shotgun sequence genome:
- the LOC126692378 gene encoding disease resistance protein RPM1-like, with product MAESAVKLLIQNLIPLLAQEVTLLEGIHDKVADINGELESIQSFLKDADARAEMGDTSAVAKTWVKQVREKSYNIEDVIDEYIFHLAKHPQRQWRHFRFLHKAFHFTINLKLRHVISSKIQGINNDLKLIRERGERYGFNFLEQGGPSNDVRHDTWHDPRVASLFLEEAEVVGIESPKAELIEWLVEGPFNRTVISVVGIGGLGKTTLVKKVYENEKVVAHFDCCAWITVSQSYKMEELLRHMIKQFYQASEELASTSIESIDTMKEIELIEEVRQFVLEQRYVVVFDDIWNIRFWGYIKHALPDNGKGSRIIITTRSESVAPTNKESPSYHMYKLSPLPLEKAYELFCKKVFQCESRDCPLELVELSHLIIERCEGLPLALEVIGGLLSTKKKTAFEWRKFLDSLSSELQSNPHLLSITKILSLSYFDLPYNLKACFLYLGMFPEDYFINSARLIRLWIAEGFIKEKQGITLEDVAQDYLK from the coding sequence ATGGCAGAAAGTGCAGTGAAGCTACTTATTCAGAATTTGATCCCGTTGTTGGCCCAAGAAGTGACACTGCTGGAGGGTATCCATGACAAAGTTGCTGACATCAATGGTGAACTTGAGAGCATTCAATCCTTCCTTAAGGATGCAGATGCAAGGGCCGAGATGGGAGACACGAGTGCCGTCGCAAAAACATGGGTCAAACAGGTAAGGGAAAAATCTTATAACATAGAAGATGTCATTGATGAATACATATTTCATTTAGCAAAACATCCTCAAAGGCAATGGCGGCATTTTCGTTTTCTACATAAGGCTTTTCACTTTACCATAAATCTGAAATTGAGACATGTGATTTCCTCTAAGATTCAAGGGATTAACAATGATCTCAAGTTGATTAGAGAGAGAGGTGAAAGATATGGCTTCAACTTCTTGGAGCAAGGAGGACCGAGCAATGATGTTAGACATGATACATGGCATGACCCTAGAGTGGCATCCCTTTTCCTTGAGGAAGCAGAAGTTGTAGGCATTGAGTCTCCTAAAGCCGAATTGATAGAGTGGTTGGTAGAAGGACCATTCAATCGCACGGTGATTTCGGTGGTCGGCATTGGTGGGCTTGGCAAGACCACTCTTGTCAAGAAAGTGTATGAAAATGAAAAGGTGGTAGCACACTTTGATTGCTGTGCTTGGATTACTGTTTCTCAATCATACAAGATGGAGGAGCTATTAAGGCACATGATAAAGCAGTTCTACCAGGCAAGTGAGGAGCTTGCTTCTACGAGTATTGAGTCTATTGACACAATGAAAGAGATAGAGTTAATTGAAGAAGTGAGGCAATTTGTACTTGAACAGAGGTATGTAGTAGTTTTTGATGATATATGGAATATAAGGTTTTGGGGATATATAAAACATGCTTTACCAGATAATGGCAAAGGTAGTAGAATAATAATCACAACTCGAAGTGAAAGTGTTGCTCCCACTAACAAAGAATCTCCATCTTATCATATGTATAAGTTGTCACCTCTACCTTTAGAAAAAGCCTACGAACTTTTCTGTAAGAAAGTATTCCAATGTGAATCAAGGGATTGTCCTCTTGAATTAGTTGAATTGTCACATCTTATAATTGAGAGATGCGAAGGGTTGCCATTAGCACTTGAGGTTATAGGTGGTCTTTTGTCTACCAAGAAAAAGACTGCTTTTGAGTGGCGCAAATTTCTCGATAGCCTTAGTTCAGAGCTACAAAGTAATCCTCATCTTCTAAGTATTACCAAAATTCTATCACTTAGCTATTTTGATCTACCTTACAACCTCAAAGCTTGTTTCTTATACTTAGGCATGTTTCCAGAGGATTACTTCATCAATTCTGCAAGACTAATTAGGCTTTGGATTGCTGAGGggtttataaaagaaaaacaagggaTAACATTGGAAGATGTTGCACAAGACTACTTGAAGTAG